The window GCTCGCCGCCACTGAAGCCCGCCGTGCCGACGCCCGGAAGCGCGACATCCCGCACCTTCGTGCCATCGTACGCGTACTCGACGATCTGACTCGTCACGTCCTTCAGGTACGACGCGAACAGGTGGCCGCCAGCGTTGGCGACGCCGTCCAGCACCTCCTTCTGCTCCGGGATGACCGTCCTCCAGTTCGACTCCGCCGGGGCGCTGGGGTCGATGCGCACGACGCGATTGTTGGGGGCGCCGGCGTTGGTCTGCACGAACAGCGCGCCGCCGTCGTTGTCGATCACGCCGAACTGCTTCTCGAAGCCGGTGACGACCTTGCGCCAGCCGGGATCGCCGGCGGCGAGGTCGCGCACCCAGAGGGCGTTGCCGTCCGCGCCCTTGCCGCGGTCGGAGATGCTGAGGATCAGGAATCGTTCGTCGTCAGTGACATCCACAGTGTGGAACCGCTGCGGATGGGCGGCGTCCTCGAAGACCAGTTGGTCCTGAGACTGCGGCGTGCCGAGGACGTGGTAGTAGACCAGGTGGTTCTCGTTGACACCGCTCAGCGCCTTGGTGGTGTCGGCGGGGGTCGGGTAGCGCGAGTAGAAGAAGCCGTTCTTGTACCACGCGATGCCCGAGACCTTCACCCAGCGCACCTGGTCGGGGAGGTTCTTCTTGCTGACTGGGTCCATCACGCGGATCTCCTGCCAGTCGGAGCCGGCCAGGGAGAGCGTGTAGGCCAGATGCTTGCCCGCGCCGTCGAACGTGAAGCCGCCCACGCGCGTCGTGCCGTCGGCGGTGAGCGTGTTCGGATCGATCAGCACCTCTTCCTTGCCGTCGAGCCCGCGTTGGAGGTAGTACACCGACTGGTTCTGGAGGCCGCTGTTCCTCGTGAACCAGACCCATCCCTTGCGACGGACCGGGGACGAGATGCGCGGATAGTTGGAGAGCTCCTTGAGGCGTTCGAGCAGGGCGCCGCGATAGGGAATCTTGCCCAGGTAACCAAAGGTGACCGCGTTCTGCTCGCCGACCCACGCCTTCACGGCACTCGCCGTGTCGTCCTCGAGCCAGCGGAACGGATCGGCGACCTTGGTGCCGTGGTAGTCGTCCACGTGCGGCACGGTGGCGGTCGCC of the Gemmatimonadaceae bacterium genome contains:
- a CDS encoding prolyl oligopeptidase family serine peptidase; the protein is MTAQRPLPFARCLAVIAALALVTASGAAQQPTPLKYPATATVPHVDDYHGTKVADPFRWLEDDTASAVKAWVGEQNAVTFGYLGKIPYRGALLERLKELSNYPRISSPVRRKGWVWFTRNSGLQNQSVYYLQRGLDGKEEVLIDPNTLTADGTTRVGGFTFDGAGKHLAYTLSLAGSDWQEIRVMDPVSKKNLPDQVRWVKVSGIAWYKNGFFYSRYPTPADTTKALSGVNENHLVYYHVLGTPQSQDQLVFEDAAHPQRFHTVDVTDDERFLILSISDRGKGADGNALWVRDLAAGDPGWRKVVTGFEKQFGVIDNDGGALFVQTNAGAPNNRVVRIDPSAPAESNWRTVIPEQKEVLDGVANAGGHLFASYLKDVTSQIVEYAYDGTKVRDVALPGVGTAGFSGGERGDTDAFFSFSSFTAPPTTYRYDLATGTSTVYRETKLPFDPSLYETRQVFATSKDGTKVPMFIVAKKGLKLDGRNPTLVYGYGGFNISTLPGFSASRIAWLEQGGVYASVNMRGGGEYGEAWHQAGMKGNKQNVFDDFIAAGEWLIANKYTNKDRLVMQGGSNGGLLVGAIMTQRPDLFRVALPAVGVMDMLRFQKFTIGWNWVADYGSSDNAEDFKYLIKYSPLQNLKDGVSYPATLVTTADHDDRVVPAHSFKFAARLQQAHRGPNPVLIRVETSSGHGSSSLTKALEVTADQYAFSMANLGMTPKFPRPKAIP